CCGGCGCGGGCGGCAGCATCGGCATCGATGCGGTGGCCAAGGCAGCGCCGGACGGTTACACGCTCGGCTTCGCCGCCACCAGCCCGCTCACGCTCAATCCGCATGTCGGCCGCGTCAACTACGATCCGCAGAAGGACGTGGCGCCGGTCATGAGCGTGATGTACTCGCCGGTGCTGGTGGTCGCGACTTCCGCGTTCAGCGGCAAGAGCTTTGCCGACGTGGTCGGCCAGGCGAGCGCCAAACCGGGTTCGGTACGCTGGGCCACGTCGGGCCTGGGCACGGTCGGCCACGTGGTGCTGGAACAGATCAAGCAGAAGTCGAAGGCCGACATCGTGCTGATCCCGTACAAGGGCGCGGGCCAGCAGATGAACGATGCGCTTGGCGGCCAGTTCGAGGTGATGAGCACCAACGCTAGCCCGGTGCTGAGCCAGCATATGCAGGCCGGCCGCCTGCGCGCGCTGGCGGTGGGCGCGCCCAAGCGCCTGGAGAGCCTGCCCGCCGTGCCGACGCTGGCCGAGCTGGGCTACCCCAAGGCCAACCTGACTTCCACCTTCGGCATCTTCGCGCCGGGCAAGACCCCCGCGGCCATCATCAACCGCTTGAACGCCGAGCTGAACAAGGCGCTGGCCGAGCCGGAAGTCCATGAGCGCCTGCTCAAGGGCGGCGAAGTGCCCACCGGCGGCACGCCGGCGCAGTTTGCCAAGGCCATCCGCGAAGAGTCCGCGGAGAACGCGCGCATCGTCAGGGAAGCCGGCATCAAGGCTGACTGAATGGCCGGGCCGGCTGCGCCCCCGGTGCCGCGCTAGGCCGCATCGAGCCGGCTGCCCAGCCCGTACACCGACGACAGCCGCACGCCGTTGTGCGGCCACAGCGCCAGCTTGGTGCGCACGCGCGACAGGTGGCTGTCCACTGTGCGCGAGGCCGCGTCCATGTGGTAGCGCCAGACGTGGTCGACCATGGTCTGGCGCAGCACCAGCGAGCCCAGGTTGCGGAACAGCAGCACCGCCAGGTCGAATTCCTTCGGGGCCAGCAGCACTGGCTTGCCCTTGACCCACACCTGCCGCTCGGCGGTGGCAAAGCGGAACGGGCCGTGTTCCAGGTCGCAGTCCGCGCTGGCCGGCCGTGCGCGGCGCAGCAGCGCCAGCACGCGCGCGCCCAGCTCCGCGGTGCGCAGCGGCTTGGGCACGTAGCTGTCCGCGCCCTGCGCCAGGCAGGCGGCGACAAAGCCTTCTTCGTTGGAGGTGCCGGTCAGCATCACCGGCATCTCGTGGCCCAGCGTGCGGCGCACCCACGCCAGCACTTCCAGCGCCGGGATGCCCGGCGTATCGCAATCCAGCATCAGCAGATCGAACGACTTGCCGCGCAGCGCGCCGATCAGCGCGCGCCCGTTGAGGTAGCGCGTGCACTGGTGGCCGTTCAGGCGCAGGGTCTGTTCGATGCTGACGGCGAGGGTAGGGTCCGCCTGCAGCGCGGCGATCTTCACGTCGTGGCTCCTGTGCGCGGACGCACCGCAATGCGCCCGCTGAGTGGGACACAGCTTGACAACAGGGTCGGCGCGGGCACGGTTGCCCGCGGCGAAGGCCATGGTAGGAGCGGCCTGCTGAGGCGAGAAGTAAAAGATTGTTGAAAGGCGAGATTGAGCGCTTTCCTATTCGGGCGGGCCGCGGCGCCGGATTAAATGTCCCGCTAATGGCCAGCTACGTCGGAGGCAACATGGGAAAGAAAACGGCATCGCGCATTGCATCGCTGGAGGACGCGCCCGCGGATGCGGCGCTGATCCGCCAGGTCGTCGCCAGCGCGGGATTCGAATGCGTGAGCTTCGGCGAAAGCCGGCGCCTGCTGCTGGCGCTGCGCGACGCCGGCTTCGACCTGCTGCTGCTGGACTGGCAGATGCCCGACCTGTCCGGACGCGAGGTGCTGGCCTGGGTGCGCACCCACCTGGACCGGCGCATCCCGGTCATGTTCCTGAGCTGCCGCGATGCCGAGCACGATATCGTCAGCGCGCTTGCCGCAGGCGCCGATGACTACATGGTCAAGCCGATCCGTCCGGCGGAGCTGGCCGCGCGCATCGAGGCCCTGCTGCGGCGCGCCTATCCCGCGCAGGCGTCGCCGCACGCGCCGCTGCGGCTGGGCGATTACGCCTTCGACTGCGCGCTGCGCAAGGTCACGTGCAACGGCCAGCCGATCGGCCTGACGCCCAAGGAGTTCGACCTCGCGGTGCTGCTGTTCCGCCACGAAGGCCGCATCGTCACGCGCGACCACATCACCGCCGCGGTCTGGGGCCGCGAGATTTCGCCGATGTCGCGCACCATCGATACCCATGTGTCGCGCGTGCGCAGCAAGCTCGGACTGCAGGCCGAGCACGGCATGCGCCTGACCCCGGTCTACACGCATGGCTACCGGCTGGAGCGCATGGCACATGCCGAGCGGGCCGCCGCATGACGGCACGCCCGCTGCGCCACGCGCTGGTTGCCGCGGCCTTGTGCCTGGGCGGCTGCTGGCTGGCACGGCGCTCGCGCGGCGCCGCTGCCGTGCCGGCGCCGGCCAGCGAAGGCCGCGGCGACGTGCGCGATCCGGATGCCGTGCGCGACATGCTGTTGCATGTGCTGGGCCACGACCTGCGCGAACCCAATGCCTCGCTGCTGGCGTGGCTGGCGCTGCGCCAGACCCGCTCGCAGGCCGATGCGGCGCTGCTGGCGCAGGTGGAAGGCCATGCGCGCCGCTCGCTGCGCCATATCGACGACCTGAACCGGCTGCTGCGCGAAACGCGGCATGCCTATCGGATGCGGCGGCTCGCCATGGACACCCTGCTCGATGAAGCGCTCGACCGCGTCTGGACCGAAGCCGGCGAGGCCGGGATCCGGCTGGAACGCCCGGCGGGGCGCCTGCCGCGCCTCGGCGGCGACGCGGCGATGCTGGCCGCCACGCTGGAGTGGCTGCTGACCAGCGCCATCGGCGCGGCCGCGCCTGGCACGGCCGTGCGCACCGCGTGCCGAGGCCACGCCGGTGGCGTGGCGCTGTCGATCGTGTTCCGGCCCGCCGATGACGCGGGCGCGGCGCACCTGGCGCGGCCCGGACCCGCGCTGCTGTGCGCGCAGCGCGTGGTGGCCCGCCATGGCGGGCTGCTGGTGCCGCTGCAGCCCATGCACGGCCCGGCTGCGCAGGCCGGCTGGTACCTGTGGCTGCGGCGCCGGCCGCGCCCATGAAAAAAGGCACCCGAAGGTGCCTTTGGCCAGGAACTGCTGATCGGGAATCGATCAGAAGATGTGGCGGATACCCAGGGCAGCGCCGGTCTGGTTGTTGCGACCCGGCATTTCGGTGATGGTGCCGCCCGAAACCTTGTTGAAGTCAACCGTGCCGTAAACCTGGGTGCGCTTGGACAGCGAGTACTCGGCCAGCAGCACGCCGGTGTAGCGGCGGCCGTTGTTGTCGTTCACGCCGTTGACGTTTTCGACGTAGTCGCCGTAGAACACGCCGGTCAGGGCCAGCGCCGGGGTGGCCTGGTAGGTCACGCCGATGTAGCCGATGGTGTCCTTGCGCGGGTTGGCTGCGGCGTTGCCGCCAGCCGGGATCGGGTTCAGCGTGGCGCCGCCCGTGAAGTTCAGCGAAGCATCAACCGAACCGGTGCGGTCCTTGCCGCCGATATAGCCCAGGAAGATCTTGGCCGGGCCAATCGAGTACTTACCGGCAGCGCCCCACATCTGCTGCTTCTCGCCGGTGGTGTTACGAACTTCCTGGTACACGCCGCCGATGCCGAACGGACCAAAGGTGTAAGCGGCACGGGTGCCCCAGTACTGGTTCTGGCTCATGCTGCCCGGCTGCTCGCCGAAGCCGTAGCTGGCGCCCACGTCCAGGCCGCCGAACTTGCCGCCGTAGCTGACCACGTTGTCGTTACGGAAGTTGGTCAGGAAGAACGGCCAGGCGTTGTTGGTGTAGTTGCCGATGGTCAGCGGATCAAAGTCGCCGAAGAAATTAAAGCCTTCGGTGTACTGGCGGCCCAGCTTGATCGTGCCGAAGTCACCCGACAGGCCAACGTAAGCCTGACGACCAAACAGACGGCCGTTAGGGTTGGTGGCGCTGGCCTGGTTGGAACGGCCGGTATCCGGGTCAAAGCCGCCTTCCAGCTGGAAGATCGCCTTCAGGTTATTGCCGAGGGCTTCGCTGCCCTTCAGGCCCCAGCGGCTGTTGGTGACGGCGCCGTTGGTCAGTTCCCACGAGTTGTCATTGTTGGCGTTCGCGTTCGTCTGGAAGCGGATGCTCTGGTCGACGATGCCGTACAGGGTGACGGAGGATTGTGCGAAAGCCGAACCTGCCAACAGGCTGCCGGCTGCGAGGACGATGGCCGATTTCTTCATGGTGCTCCTTTTCTGTCTTGTACTGTGCCTTTCGCCGGATCACGGCGGGCATAAGGTCTACGTTTCCTGTAAACGCCGCGAAAATTTAACAAAACGTAAGGAACAAGGACACAAAACTCCGTGGAGCCGCGCTTTCAAGCAGGAAATTGGTGCAATTCCGTTGTCTGGCCGCTACAGAATTCTGCATTTGGGGGCTGCGGCAGCGTTGCGGCACCGCATAGAAGCAGCGCGGAGCGGAGCAGCGGGGCGCAGGAAGCGCCGGGGGCGGGAGGGTGAAAGAAGGGAACGGGGCGTCGAGCCCCGTGGGCACATGGACCCGGCGTTGCCGGGTCCTGTCCTCAGTGCTGCGGGATCTCGATCTTGACCTCGAGCACCTCGAGGTTGTCCTGGCGTTCCAGGCTGACGCGCAGGTCCTGGTCGCCGATCTTGACGTACTTGGAAATCACCGCCACCAGCTCGCGCTGCAGCGCGGGCAGGTAGTCGGCGGGGGCGGAATGGCCCGTGCGCTCGTGCGCCAGGATGATCTGCAGCCGCTCCTTGGCGACCGACGCTGACTTCTTCTTCTCTCCCAGCAGGAAGGAAAGGATCGACATGGGGTGAGCCCTCCTGGACCGTTACTTGTTGCCGAAGATGCGCGAGAACAGCCCCGGCTTCTGGTAGTCGGTGAAACGCATCGGCTTGTCCTTGCCGAGGAAGCGGTCCACCACGTCGCTGTAGGCGTCAGATACATCGCTGCCTTCCAGGTGGATGGCGGGCGTGCCCTGGTTGGAGGCGTGCAGCACCGCTTCCGATTCCGGCACCACGCCGATCAGCTTGATGCGCAGGATCTCCTGGATGTCGGTCAGCGACAGCATCTCGCCGCCGTGCACGCGCTTGGGGTTGTAGCGGGTGATCAGCAGGTGTTCCTTGATCGGCTCGCCGCCCTCGGTGGCGCGCTTGGTCTTGGACGCCAGGATGCCGAGGATACGGTCCGAATCGCGCACCGACGACACTTCGGGGTTGGTGACGATCAGCGCCTCGTCGGCGAAGTACATGGCCATCAGCGCGCCCGACTCGATGCCGGCGGGCGAGTCGCAGACGATGTATTCGAAATCCATCTCGATCAGGCCGTTGATCACCTTCTCGACGCCCTCGCGCGTGAGCGCGTCCTTGTCGCGCGTCTGCGAGGCGGGCAGGATGAACAGGTTCTCGCACTTCTTGTCCTTGATCAGCGCCTGGCGCAGGTTGGCTTCGCCCTGCACCACGTTGATCAGGTCATACACCACGCGGCGCTCGCAACCCATGATCAGGTCGAGGTTGCGCAGGCCGACGTCGAAGTCGATCACGGCTGTCTTGTGGCCGCGCAGGGCCAGGCCGGCGGCAAAGCTGGCGCTGGTGGTGGTCTTGCCGACGCCTCCCTTGCCGGAGGTCACAACGATGATTTTTGCCATGGCTCTTTGGTCCAGTAATAAGTTGAAGCTTGCGCTCTCTATGATCCGGTTCCGGGAACGCCGCGGTTACTTGAGCCGCAGCGCTTCGAGGATCAGTTTTTCATCGGCCAGGCGCACCTGGGCGGTCTTGCCGTGCACGTCGGCCGGGAGCGTCTGCTCCGCGGTCCGGTAGATGCCGGCGATGGAAATCAGTTCGGGCTCCATGCACGTGCTGAAGATGCGCGCGGCGGTGTTGCCCTTGACACCCGCCAGCGCGCGGCCGCGCAGCGGGGCATAGATATGGATGTTGCCTTCGGCGATGACCTCGGCACCGTAGCTGACCACGTCCATGATGACCACGTCGCCCTGCGCGTAGACCTGCTGGCCCGAACGCAGCGGCTTGTCGATCAGCAGGGTCTGGTGCTGGCGCACGGCGGCGGCCACGGCCGCGTCGGTGGCCGCCTGCGCCGCGGCGCGGGCGGCTTCCTCGCGCGCCGCCTGTTCCGCGGCGGCCTGTTCCGCGGCGGCGGCGGCCCTGGCCTCGGCGGCACGCTCGGCGGCGCCGTTGCGGCGGGCCTGGCTGTCGAGCAGCGGCAGGCCGAAGCGCTCGGCCCACTCGCGCTGGCCGGCACGGGCCACCACGCCGATGGCGCGGGCCTTGAGCGTGGCGAGCGTGTCGATCACGGTGCCGAGCGCGACTTCACCGTCATCGTCGAGCGCGCGCAGGTCCAGCGCGATCACGTCATTGGAGAAGAAGTCGGGAGTGGCTTCGAAGCGGGTGAGGAGGTCATCCCGCAGCGCAGCCATGTCGGCGGTCTGGAGGGCGAGAAGGAGGGCGTCGACGTTGCCACTGCGCAGCTCGAAGCGTGGCGATTTCTTCTGGGACATAGCCGGGTGACCGTGGAAATGCCACATTCTAACGTTGTATCTGTCGCGAACTGTAACAATTGGATCGATATGTACCGCAGGTGGCGCGTGGGCTCCATGTGCATGCCCATGGCCCGCCGCAAGTGTGGCCGGGGCGGCTTGCGCGGCATCGGCACCGCGCGGTCCCGGCACCATGCAAAGCCTTGTTACGATTGCGCCATCTGATCAGCGGAGTTTCCATGGGCGCCATCGTCAATTGCGTGGCTTACCGGCAGGGCAAGCGGCTCGGCACGGTAAGCATGGAAGAAATCCCGGCGGTGCTGGCCGTGCCTGGCACCTTCGTCTGGCTGGGCCTGCACGAGCCCGAGCTGGCGCTCCTGCGGCAGGCCCAGCAGGCCTTCGGCCTGCACGACCTCGCGGTCGAAGACGCGACCAATGCGCACCAGCGGCCCAAGCTCGAGGCCTACGGCGATTCCGTGTTCGTGGTGCTCAACACCGCGCAACTGGTGCAGGATGAAGTGGTGGTCGGCGAGACCCATCTGTTCGTCGGACCCAACTACGTGGTATCGGTCCGCCACGGCGCGAGCAGCACCTATGCGCCGGTGCGCGAGCGCTGCGAGCACGACCCGCAGGGCCTGGCGAACGGGCCCGGCTATGTGCTGTATGCGCTGATGGACTTTGTCGTCGACCATTACCTGCCCATCGTCACGCGCCTGGAGGACACCTTCGAGGCGCTGGAGCAGGGCATCTTCCGCGACGAATTCGACCGCGCCGCGATCGAGCGCCTGTACCAGATCAAGCGCCAGGTGCTGCGCCTGCGCAATGCGGTCAGCCCGGTCGAGGACATGTGCGGCCAGCTGATCCGGCTGCACGAAGAGCTGGTGCCGAAGGAGCTGCGCGCCTATTTCCGCGATATCGAGGACCACGCCAGCCGGCTGGTGCGCACGCTCGACGTGGTGCGCGAGATGCTGACCACGGCGGTGCAGGTCAACCTGGCGCTGGTGACCGTGGGCCAGAACGAAGTGGTCAAGCGGCTGGCCGGCTGGGGCGCGATCCTGGCGATTCCGACCGTGGTGTTCAGCCTGTACGGCATGAACTTCGATTTCATGCCGGAGCTGAAGGTGCACTATGCCTATCCGGCCGTGATCGGCGTCACCGCGCTGGCCTGTGGCGCGCTGTGGCGGCGTCTGCACCGTGCGGGGTGGATCTGAGCCTCGGTTCGATTTATTGGCGCGACGAATGATCG
The window above is part of the Cupriavidus taiwanensis LMG 19424 genome. Proteins encoded here:
- a CDS encoding response regulator transcription factor, with translation MKIAALQADPTLAVSIEQTLRLNGHQCTRYLNGRALIGALRGKSFDLLMLDCDTPGIPALEVLAWVRRTLGHEMPVMLTGTSNEEGFVAACLAQGADSYVPKPLRTAELGARVLALLRRARPASADCDLEHGPFRFATAERQVWVKGKPVLLAPKEFDLAVLLFRNLGSLVLRQTMVDHVWRYHMDAASRTVDSHLSRVRTKLALWPHNGVRLSSVYGLGSRLDAA
- the minE gene encoding cell division topological specificity factor MinE, which encodes MSILSFLLGEKKKSASVAKERLQIILAHERTGHSAPADYLPALQRELVAVISKYVKIGDQDLRVSLERQDNLEVLEVKIEIPQH
- a CDS encoding response regulator transcription factor, with protein sequence MGKKTASRIASLEDAPADAALIRQVVASAGFECVSFGESRRLLLALRDAGFDLLLLDWQMPDLSGREVLAWVRTHLDRRIPVMFLSCRDAEHDIVSALAAGADDYMVKPIRPAELAARIEALLRRAYPAQASPHAPLRLGDYAFDCALRKVTCNGQPIGLTPKEFDLAVLLFRHEGRIVTRDHITAAVWGREISPMSRTIDTHVSRVRSKLGLQAEHGMRLTPVYTHGYRLERMAHAERAAA
- a CDS encoding magnesium and cobalt transport protein CorA → MGAIVNCVAYRQGKRLGTVSMEEIPAVLAVPGTFVWLGLHEPELALLRQAQQAFGLHDLAVEDATNAHQRPKLEAYGDSVFVVLNTAQLVQDEVVVGETHLFVGPNYVVSVRHGASSTYAPVRERCEHDPQGLANGPGYVLYALMDFVVDHYLPIVTRLEDTFEALEQGIFRDEFDRAAIERLYQIKRQVLRLRNAVSPVEDMCGQLIRLHEELVPKELRAYFRDIEDHASRLVRTLDVVREMLTTAVQVNLALVTVGQNEVVKRLAGWGAILAIPTVVFSLYGMNFDFMPELKVHYAYPAVIGVTALACGALWRRLHRAGWI
- a CDS encoding sensor histidine kinase — translated: MTARPLRHALVAAALCLGGCWLARRSRGAAAVPAPASEGRGDVRDPDAVRDMLLHVLGHDLREPNASLLAWLALRQTRSQADAALLAQVEGHARRSLRHIDDLNRLLRETRHAYRMRRLAMDTLLDEALDRVWTEAGEAGIRLERPAGRLPRLGGDAAMLAATLEWLLTSAIGAAAPGTAVRTACRGHAGGVALSIVFRPADDAGAAHLARPGPALLCAQRVVARHGGLLVPLQPMHGPAAQAGWYLWLRRRPRP
- a CDS encoding Bug family tripartite tricarboxylate transporter substrate binding protein is translated as MAFPFRTSLLAAACVVSAAASAPAAAADAYPSRPIRLIVAYPTGGISDTVARALGERLSAQMGTSVVVENKAGAGGSIGIDAVAKAAPDGYTLGFAATSPLTLNPHVGRVNYDPQKDVAPVMSVMYSPVLVVATSAFSGKSFADVVGQASAKPGSVRWATSGLGTVGHVVLEQIKQKSKADIVLIPYKGAGQQMNDALGGQFEVMSTNASPVLSQHMQAGRLRALAVGAPKRLESLPAVPTLAELGYPKANLTSTFGIFAPGKTPAAIINRLNAELNKALAEPEVHERLLKGGEVPTGGTPAQFAKAIREESAENARIVREAGIKAD
- the minC gene encoding septum site-determining protein MinC, which gives rise to MSQKKSPRFELRSGNVDALLLALQTADMAALRDDLLTRFEATPDFFSNDVIALDLRALDDDGEVALGTVIDTLATLKARAIGVVARAGQREWAERFGLPLLDSQARRNGAAERAAEARAAAAAEQAAAEQAAREEAARAAAQAATDAAVAAAVRQHQTLLIDKPLRSGQQVYAQGDVVIMDVVSYGAEVIAEGNIHIYAPLRGRALAGVKGNTAARIFSTCMEPELISIAGIYRTAEQTLPADVHGKTAQVRLADEKLILEALRLK
- the minD gene encoding septum site-determining protein MinD, coding for MAKIIVVTSGKGGVGKTTTSASFAAGLALRGHKTAVIDFDVGLRNLDLIMGCERRVVYDLINVVQGEANLRQALIKDKKCENLFILPASQTRDKDALTREGVEKVINGLIEMDFEYIVCDSPAGIESGALMAMYFADEALIVTNPEVSSVRDSDRILGILASKTKRATEGGEPIKEHLLITRYNPKRVHGGEMLSLTDIQEILRIKLIGVVPESEAVLHASNQGTPAIHLEGSDVSDAYSDVVDRFLGKDKPMRFTDYQKPGLFSRIFGNK
- a CDS encoding porin; translated protein: MKKSAIVLAAGSLLAGSAFAQSSVTLYGIVDQSIRFQTNANANNDNSWELTNGAVTNSRWGLKGSEALGNNLKAIFQLEGGFDPDTGRSNQASATNPNGRLFGRQAYVGLSGDFGTIKLGRQYTEGFNFFGDFDPLTIGNYTNNAWPFFLTNFRNDNVVSYGGKFGGLDVGASYGFGEQPGSMSQNQYWGTRAAYTFGPFGIGGVYQEVRNTTGEKQQMWGAAGKYSIGPAKIFLGYIGGKDRTGSVDASLNFTGGATLNPIPAGGNAAANPRKDTIGYIGVTYQATPALALTGVFYGDYVENVNGVNDNNGRRYTGVLLAEYSLSKRTQVYGTVDFNKVSGGTITEMPGRNNQTGAALGIRHIF